A region of Caballeronia insecticola DNA encodes the following proteins:
- a CDS encoding SDR family oxidoreductase, which translates to MIQIDLSGQVAVVTGGSSGIGYATARLFLQAGASVAICGRDGERLDAAQAALAKEFPQAPLLAARCDVLDESQVNAFAARVMERFGRIDMLVNNAGQGRVSTFADTTDAAWRQELDLKYFSIIRPTRAFLPMLKDAPAPAIVCVNSLLALQPEPHMVATSSARAGVLSLVKSLATELAPQRIRVNSILIGIVESGQWKRRYQDYLQQAQEPRQSWQQWTAELARKKNIQLGRFGLPEEAAQALFYLATTLSSYTTGSHIDVSGGFARHV; encoded by the coding sequence ATGATTCAGATCGATCTTTCAGGGCAGGTCGCGGTGGTGACCGGCGGTTCGTCGGGCATCGGCTACGCGACGGCGCGTCTGTTCTTGCAGGCAGGCGCATCGGTGGCCATTTGCGGACGCGACGGCGAACGGCTCGATGCCGCGCAAGCCGCGCTCGCCAAAGAATTTCCGCAAGCCCCATTGCTCGCCGCGCGCTGCGACGTGCTCGACGAGAGCCAGGTGAACGCCTTCGCGGCGCGCGTGATGGAACGCTTCGGCCGCATCGACATGCTGGTGAACAACGCGGGACAGGGTCGCGTCTCCACCTTCGCCGATACCACCGACGCCGCCTGGCGCCAAGAACTCGACCTGAAGTACTTCAGCATCATCCGTCCGACGCGCGCCTTTCTGCCGATGCTGAAGGACGCGCCGGCACCCGCGATCGTCTGCGTGAACTCGCTGCTCGCGTTGCAGCCGGAGCCGCACATGGTCGCGACATCGTCCGCGCGGGCGGGCGTGCTGAGCCTCGTGAAATCGCTCGCGACGGAGCTTGCGCCGCAACGCATCCGCGTCAATTCGATTCTGATCGGCATCGTCGAATCGGGGCAATGGAAGCGTCGCTATCAGGACTATCTCCAGCAAGCACAAGAACCGCGCCAGAGCTGGCAGCAATGGACCGCCGAGCTCGCGCGCAAGAAAAACATTCAGCTTGGCCGCTTCGGCCTGCCCGAAGAAGCCGCACAGGCGCTCTTTTATCTCGCAACAACGCTGTCGTCGTACACGACCGGCAGCCATATCGATGTTTCCGGAGGCTTTGCTCGTCATGTCTAA
- a CDS encoding IclR family transcriptional regulator codes for MTSIATEEADKGEPTYIVPGLERGLKILTEFSPREPVLGAPELSRRLGIPRTTVFRLLQTLESLGFLERADKDRNYRLGVAVLRLGFEYLSSLELTDLGLPVIEALRDATGLTSHILIRDGRDVVFVAKAQSHAPIFSSVKVNVGTRLPAHATTHGHVLMGDLSLDELRALYPEAHLERFTKSTPETVEELYERVKEDAERGFATSQSSFERGISVVTAPVRNDTGRIVAVITTTIPRPEIDAALLETGLIDRVREAADTLSMRLNYRPAARAATPSRYMKSLGLQ; via the coding sequence ATGACATCCATCGCCACGGAAGAAGCCGACAAGGGCGAACCGACCTATATCGTGCCGGGACTCGAACGCGGCCTCAAGATTCTCACCGAGTTTTCGCCGCGCGAACCGGTGCTCGGCGCACCCGAATTGTCGCGGCGCCTGGGCATTCCGCGCACGACAGTGTTCCGCTTGCTGCAGACGCTCGAATCGCTCGGCTTTCTGGAGCGCGCCGACAAGGACCGCAATTATCGGCTCGGCGTGGCCGTGCTGCGCCTCGGCTTCGAATATCTGAGTTCGCTCGAACTCACCGATCTCGGCCTGCCGGTGATCGAAGCATTGCGCGATGCGACCGGGCTCACGAGCCACATCCTGATCCGCGATGGCCGCGATGTCGTGTTCGTGGCCAAGGCGCAGAGTCACGCGCCGATCTTCAGTTCGGTGAAGGTGAACGTCGGCACGCGACTGCCCGCGCATGCGACCACGCACGGTCACGTTCTGATGGGCGATCTCTCGCTCGACGAACTGCGCGCGCTTTATCCCGAGGCGCATCTCGAACGCTTCACGAAGTCGACGCCGGAGACGGTCGAAGAACTGTACGAGCGCGTGAAAGAAGACGCCGAACGCGGCTTCGCGACGAGTCAATCGTCGTTCGAGCGCGGCATTTCCGTCGTCACCGCGCCGGTGCGCAACGACACGGGACGCATCGTCGCCGTCATCACGACGACGATTCCGCGTCCCGAGATCGACGCCGCGCTGCTCGAAACCGGGCTCATCGACCGCGTGCGCGAAGCCGCCGACACGCTCTCGATGCGTCTCAACTATCGTCCGGCCGCGCGTGCTGCCACGCCGAGCCGCTATATGAAGTCTCTGGGGTTGCAATGA
- a CDS encoding alpha/beta fold hydrolase, with translation MNIETLARFPDMQIDTTHGITGYREAGALHSRALPVVLLHGIGSGAASWVRQLDALGAKRRVLAWDAPGYGVSTPVRAASPVASDYANALRAWLDALDIARCVLVGHSLGAIIAGSFAAAMPERVAGLLLISPAAGYGAASKDVRESKRDARLKMLDELGPQGLAQERSANMVSPFADDPARDWVRWNMARIVPAGYAQATHLLANADLATDIARFHGRMAVAVGAEDAITPPAACAPIAQAAHVSLQVIPRAGHAGYVESPAAYTALIDSFCQGIECHMKDGVPQ, from the coding sequence ATGAACATCGAGACGCTCGCGCGTTTTCCGGACATGCAGATCGATACCACGCACGGCATCACGGGTTATCGCGAGGCGGGTGCGCTGCACTCGCGTGCCCTGCCCGTCGTGCTGCTGCACGGCATCGGCTCGGGCGCGGCGTCGTGGGTTCGGCAGCTCGACGCACTCGGCGCGAAGCGTCGCGTACTTGCGTGGGACGCGCCGGGTTATGGCGTATCGACGCCGGTCCGCGCTGCATCGCCCGTCGCTTCCGACTATGCGAACGCACTGCGCGCGTGGCTCGATGCGCTGGATATCGCGCGCTGCGTGCTCGTCGGGCATTCGCTCGGCGCGATCATCGCGGGTTCGTTCGCGGCCGCCATGCCCGAGCGCGTCGCGGGCTTGTTGTTGATATCGCCCGCTGCGGGTTACGGCGCTGCATCGAAGGACGTGCGCGAATCGAAGCGCGATGCACGCCTGAAGATGCTCGACGAACTCGGCCCGCAAGGACTCGCGCAAGAGCGCAGCGCGAACATGGTGTCGCCATTCGCCGACGATCCCGCGCGCGACTGGGTTCGCTGGAACATGGCGCGCATCGTGCCCGCAGGTTACGCGCAAGCGACGCATCTGCTGGCCAATGCCGATCTCGCCACGGACATCGCGCGCTTTCACGGACGCATGGCCGTTGCAGTGGGCGCGGAAGACGCGATCACGCCGCCCGCCGCCTGTGCGCCCATCGCGCAGGCCGCGCATGTCAGCCTGCAAGTGATCCCGCGTGCCGGACATGCGGGCTATGTCGAATCTCCCGCCGCCTATACGGCGCTGATCGACTCGTTTTGCCAGGGCATCGAATGTCACATGAAAGACGGAGTACCGCAATGA
- a CDS encoding cupin domain-containing protein, translating into MADADIERKSWDQPADANFQQWMDTRVARLETRRYDWDALKFQADYDPKYRRAQMRYVGTGGTGVAKDMNTVPAGGFTFSTMVIPAGNIGPSHIHIDVEEIFFVLRGKMKVVCEKDGQTWEAVLGERDLISVPPGVYRTEINIGEEDALMCVMLGASKPITPTYPPDSPLAKLKR; encoded by the coding sequence ATGGCCGATGCAGATATCGAACGCAAATCGTGGGATCAGCCCGCCGACGCGAATTTTCAGCAATGGATGGACACGCGCGTCGCGCGGCTGGAGACGCGCCGCTACGACTGGGACGCGCTCAAGTTCCAGGCCGACTACGACCCGAAGTATCGCCGCGCGCAGATGCGCTATGTCGGCACGGGCGGCACGGGCGTCGCGAAGGACATGAACACGGTGCCCGCAGGCGGCTTCACGTTTTCGACGATGGTCATTCCCGCCGGCAACATCGGGCCGAGCCACATTCATATCGACGTCGAAGAGATTTTCTTCGTGTTGCGCGGAAAGATGAAAGTGGTCTGCGAGAAGGACGGGCAAACGTGGGAAGCCGTGCTCGGCGAGCGCGATCTCATTTCCGTGCCGCCGGGCGTGTATCGCACGGAGATCAACATCGGCGAGGAAGACGCGTTGATGTGCGTGATGCTCGGCGCATCCAAGCCGATCACGCCGACGTATCCGCCGGATTCGCCGCTGGCCAAGCTGAAACGCTGA
- a CDS encoding SDR family oxidoreductase, translated as MRDALNGRRVLVTGGARGLGAAFVRSLVASGARVAFGDVLHAEGEALARELPDAHFFPLDLNDPQSISEFVEASVNALGGLDGLINNAAITNSGGKTAAELTPQTWDAVMSVNVRGAWLASVACLPHLRASGRGAIVNIASDTAMWGAPKLLAYVASKGAVIAMTRSLAREFGADNVTVNAIAPGLTEVEATAYVPAERHEYYLKGRALTRAQVPDDVNGPVLFLLSDAARFVTGQLLPVNGGFVMN; from the coding sequence ATGCGTGATGCGCTCAACGGCCGCCGCGTGCTCGTGACGGGCGGCGCTCGCGGACTGGGCGCGGCCTTCGTGCGTTCGCTCGTCGCGAGCGGCGCGCGCGTCGCGTTCGGCGATGTGCTGCACGCGGAAGGCGAAGCGCTCGCGCGTGAACTGCCCGATGCGCACTTCTTCCCGCTCGATCTGAACGATCCGCAGAGCATCAGCGAGTTCGTCGAAGCAAGCGTGAATGCGTTGGGCGGTCTCGACGGCCTCATCAACAACGCGGCAATCACGAATTCCGGCGGCAAGACGGCGGCAGAACTCACGCCGCAAACGTGGGACGCCGTGATGAGCGTCAACGTGCGCGGCGCGTGGCTCGCGAGCGTCGCGTGCCTGCCGCATCTGCGCGCGTCGGGGCGCGGCGCGATCGTCAACATCGCATCCGACACGGCGATGTGGGGCGCGCCGAAGCTGCTCGCCTATGTCGCGAGCAAGGGCGCGGTGATCGCCATGACGCGCTCGCTCGCGCGCGAATTCGGCGCGGACAACGTGACCGTCAACGCGATCGCGCCCGGCCTGACCGAAGTCGAAGCGACCGCCTACGTGCCCGCCGAACGCCACGAGTATTACCTCAAAGGCCGCGCATTGACGCGCGCGCAAGTGCCCGACGACGTGAACGGCCCCGTGCTGTTCCTGCTCTCGGATGCCGCGCGCTTCGTGACGGGCCAGTTGCTGCCGGTGAACGGCGGCTTCGTGATGAATTGA
- a CDS encoding aromatic ring-hydroxylating dioxygenase subunit alpha: MTSPQQLTPAADPVQAYLDRGLRNYWYPVAPSWQVANAPIGLTRLGDQIVLWRDNDGHVHALEDRCPHRGARLSLGWNLGGSVACWYHGIEVDGSGTVQKVPAVSACPLEGQKCVKSYPVEERAGAIFLWFGDDANKEPAPLVLPEELVGDEYASFLCMSHWKCNYQYAIDNVMDPMHGAYLHATSHSMAEGDKQADMRVRKTDTGLMFEKVNQRDVNFDWVELGETGCLWMRLAIPYKKKFGPGGNFGIIGFATPVDEDNCQVYFWRTRKVSGWQRDAWRFLYRNRLEGLHWAVLEQDRYVLESLAPNARAHEFLYQHDVGMTRVRRLLKQRAQQHLAALEALPKSAEHAHA, translated from the coding sequence ATGACGTCCCCTCAGCAACTCACCCCTGCCGCCGATCCCGTTCAGGCTTATCTCGATCGCGGCTTGCGTAACTACTGGTATCCCGTCGCGCCGAGCTGGCAAGTGGCGAACGCGCCCATCGGACTTACGCGTCTCGGCGACCAGATCGTTCTCTGGCGCGACAACGATGGCCATGTTCACGCGCTCGAAGACCGCTGCCCGCATCGCGGCGCGCGTCTGTCGCTCGGCTGGAATCTCGGCGGCAGCGTTGCGTGCTGGTATCACGGCATCGAAGTGGATGGCAGCGGCACCGTGCAGAAAGTGCCGGCCGTGTCGGCGTGTCCGCTCGAAGGCCAGAAGTGCGTGAAGTCGTATCCGGTCGAAGAGCGCGCGGGCGCCATCTTTCTGTGGTTCGGCGACGACGCCAACAAGGAACCCGCGCCGCTCGTGTTGCCGGAAGAACTCGTCGGCGATGAATACGCGAGCTTTCTGTGCATGTCGCACTGGAAGTGCAATTACCAGTACGCGATCGACAACGTGATGGACCCGATGCACGGCGCGTATCTGCACGCGACATCGCATTCGATGGCCGAAGGCGACAAGCAGGCCGACATGCGCGTGCGCAAGACCGATACGGGTCTGATGTTCGAGAAGGTCAATCAGCGCGACGTGAACTTCGACTGGGTGGAACTCGGCGAAACCGGCTGCCTGTGGATGCGTCTTGCGATTCCGTACAAGAAGAAGTTCGGCCCGGGCGGCAACTTCGGGATCATCGGGTTCGCTACGCCCGTCGACGAAGACAACTGCCAGGTCTACTTCTGGCGCACGCGCAAGGTCTCGGGCTGGCAGCGCGATGCATGGCGATTCTTGTATCGCAATCGTCTCGAAGGGCTGCACTGGGCCGTGCTCGAGCAAGACCGCTATGTGCTCGAAAGCCTCGCGCCCAATGCGCGCGCGCACGAATTCCTCTATCAGCACGATGTCGGCATGACGCGCGTGCGTCGCTTATTGAAGCAGCGTGCGCAACAACATCTCGCCGCGCTCGAGGCGCTGCCGAAAAGCGCGGAGCACGCTCATGCGTGA
- a CDS encoding recombinase-like helix-turn-helix domain-containing protein yields the protein MEKVVNFNPHLKPWLAPQPNNVAGKGVIEKPGETENFIWQTRRAEPTQYENDFGDALERVFEAGALELEQVVAGLNKDGFRTPEGAAWTAERLAAELRTLAE from the coding sequence ATGGAAAAAGTCGTGAACTTCAATCCGCATCTCAAGCCGTGGCTCGCGCCGCAGCCGAACAACGTCGCGGGCAAGGGCGTGATCGAGAAGCCGGGCGAAACCGAAAACTTCATCTGGCAGACGCGCCGCGCCGAGCCGACTCAATACGAAAACGACTTCGGCGATGCACTCGAACGCGTCTTCGAAGCGGGCGCGCTGGAGCTCGAGCAAGTGGTCGCGGGTCTGAACAAGGACGGCTTCCGCACGCCGGAAGGCGCCGCATGGACCGCCGAACGTCTCGCCGCCGAACTGCGCACGCTCGCCGAATAA
- a CDS encoding non-heme iron oxygenase ferredoxin subunit has product MSEQWRCAGHAGDLSEDAPIEFKLDDGAEIGIYKVGEALYALENVCPHAYALLTQGFVDGDTVECPLHEAVFHIPTGKCLKEPGGRDLKTYSVRLAGEEIQIKVA; this is encoded by the coding sequence ATGTCTGAACAATGGCGCTGCGCCGGACATGCCGGCGACCTGTCCGAAGACGCACCGATCGAGTTCAAGCTCGACGACGGTGCGGAAATCGGTATCTACAAGGTGGGCGAGGCGCTCTACGCGCTCGAAAACGTCTGCCCGCATGCCTATGCGCTGCTGACGCAAGGCTTCGTCGATGGCGACACCGTCGAATGCCCGCTGCACGAAGCGGTGTTTCATATCCCCACGGGCAAATGCCTGAAAGAGCCCGGCGGACGCGACCTGAAGACGTATTCGGTGCGCCTGGCCGGCGAAGAAATCCAGATCAAGGTGGCGTGA